In Thermococcus camini, a genomic segment contains:
- the fbp gene encoding fructose-1,6-bisphosphate aldolase/phosphatase — MAVGEKITLSVIKADIGGWPGHSRVHPQLVETAEEVLSKAVEDGTIIDFYVATCGDDLQLIITHRKGVDSSEIHGLAWKAFEEATKVAKELGLYGAGQDLLKDAFSGNIRGMGPGIAEMEITLRKSEPVVTFHMDKTEPGAFNLPIFRMFADPFNTAGLVIDPNMHMGFRFEVWDIKEHKRVILNTPEELYDLLALIGAKSRYVIKRVFPKEGHKIPKDEPVAVVSTEKLFEIAGEYIGKDDPVAIVRAQSGLPALGEVLEPFAFPHLVSGWMRGSHNGPVMPVPMHQANPTRFDGPPRVVALGWQISPEGKLVGPVDLFDDPAFDGARQKALEIAEYMRRHGPFEPHRLPMEDMEYTTLPGVLKRLEERFEKIE, encoded by the coding sequence ATGGCAGTTGGAGAAAAGATAACCCTCAGCGTGATCAAGGCCGACATCGGCGGCTGGCCGGGGCACTCGAGGGTGCACCCTCAGCTCGTCGAGACGGCCGAGGAAGTTCTCTCAAAGGCCGTCGAGGACGGAACCATCATTGACTTCTACGTCGCCACCTGCGGAGATGACCTTCAGCTCATCATAACCCACAGGAAGGGTGTTGACAGCTCCGAGATACACGGCCTGGCCTGGAAGGCCTTCGAGGAGGCCACCAAGGTTGCCAAGGAGCTCGGCCTCTACGGTGCCGGCCAGGACCTCCTCAAGGACGCCTTCAGTGGCAACATAAGGGGCATGGGTCCCGGAATAGCCGAGATGGAGATAACCCTCAGGAAGAGCGAGCCCGTTGTCACGTTCCACATGGACAAGACCGAGCCGGGAGCATTCAACCTGCCGATATTCAGAATGTTCGCGGACCCGTTCAATACAGCTGGCCTCGTCATCGACCCGAACATGCACATGGGCTTCCGCTTTGAGGTCTGGGACATAAAGGAGCACAAGCGCGTGATCCTTAACACTCCTGAGGAGCTCTACGACCTCCTCGCCCTCATCGGCGCCAAGAGCAGGTACGTCATCAAGCGCGTTTTCCCGAAGGAGGGGCACAAGATACCCAAGGACGAGCCGGTCGCTGTTGTGAGCACCGAGAAGCTCTTTGAGATAGCCGGCGAGTACATAGGGAAGGACGACCCCGTCGCGATAGTCCGCGCCCAGAGCGGACTGCCGGCCCTTGGTGAGGTTCTCGAGCCCTTTGCCTTCCCGCACCTTGTCAGCGGATGGATGAGGGGTTCCCACAACGGCCCGGTCATGCCGGTCCCGATGCACCAGGCCAACCCGACGAGGTTCGACGGCCCGCCGCGCGTCGTCGCCCTCGGCTGGCAGATAAGCCCAGAAGGGAAGCTCGTCGGTCCGGTTGATCTCTTCGACGACCCGGCCTTCGACGGCGCCAGGCAGAAGGCTCTGGAGATAGCAGAGTACATGCGCAGGCACGGCCCGTTCGAGCCCCACAGGCTCCCGATGGAGGACATGGAGTACACCACCCTCCCGGGCGTCCTCAAGAGGCTCGAGGAGAGGTTCGAGAAGATCGAGTGA
- a CDS encoding MinD/ParA family ATP-binding protein, producing MVSIVITGRGGAGKTTMSANLSTYFSRRGYRSLVVDGDLYLPKLAFHFGIYNPQYNIHTLLKNPNMRVVQAVYHDPRTGVDILPGSSKLYDVINLDQKRLREIVREIQSKYNITIIDSPVGIPFDTISTFRLAQYQLIIVEIERCPIHSVHRMIENEVVKLKSLGDAYGLKVGVILNKVRESSQSVDDIIDFLEYSVDVPVVGVIPFDHRVPEATNMGRPVIDYAPHTKASRAIAESGDILKEWIFGREKKEGMLHRLYGAILSFLHSGRVPAGKKL from the coding sequence ATGGTATCCATAGTGATCACAGGGAGGGGGGGTGCGGGAAAAACAACGATGAGCGCAAACCTGAGTACGTACTTCTCACGGAGGGGCTACCGCTCGCTCGTCGTGGACGGTGACCTGTACCTTCCAAAGCTCGCCTTTCACTTCGGGATATACAACCCCCAGTACAACATCCACACCCTTCTGAAGAATCCGAACATGAGGGTTGTTCAGGCGGTGTACCACGACCCCAGAACGGGCGTTGACATACTCCCGGGCAGTTCAAAGCTCTACGACGTCATCAACCTGGATCAGAAAAGACTGAGGGAGATAGTGAGGGAGATACAGTCCAAGTATAACATCACGATAATAGACTCCCCGGTCGGCATACCCTTCGATACGATATCCACCTTCCGGCTCGCCCAGTACCAGCTCATCATAGTGGAGATAGAGCGCTGCCCGATACACTCCGTCCACAGGATGATCGAAAACGAGGTCGTGAAGCTTAAATCGCTGGGGGACGCGTACGGCCTCAAGGTTGGCGTGATACTCAACAAGGTGCGGGAATCATCCCAGAGCGTGGACGATATAATCGACTTCCTCGAGTACAGTGTGGACGTGCCCGTGGTCGGCGTCATACCTTTCGATCACAGAGTTCCGGAGGCAACGAACATGGGTCGGCCGGTTATAGACTACGCGCCCCACACCAAGGCATCGCGGGCGATAGCCGAGAGCGGCGACATCCTGAAAGAGTGGATATTCGGAAGGGAGAAAAAGGAGGGTATGCTACACAGGCTCTACGGGGCGATACTTTCATTCCTTCACTCCGGCAGAGTCCCTGCGGGCAAAAAGCTCTGA
- a CDS encoding PrsW family glutamic-type intramembrane protease has protein sequence MLTPEKVIGYYFGIITVVGGLSVLLAVKYTLQRWRSFPESGWKVQGFALGILGLVIASVLEAPLLFLKTWVALAFAAGIIEESVKLLPLKFFERSPEWEKWKLVIGAGLFLGVIEGIMYTAGIFALNQEPYLVAVRIVLMGLHTIWAAISVGFLLGERGWKRFTGLAFSMIGHALYDLPSLAMVDGYSGTVVAYLAGLSTGFLLVTPLMANKAAELAGKLVPGKDEETEKIREDAGETEEISASP, from the coding sequence ATGCTCACGCCGGAGAAGGTCATCGGATACTACTTTGGTATCATAACCGTAGTCGGCGGTCTCTCCGTTCTGCTGGCAGTCAAGTACACCCTCCAGAGGTGGCGCTCTTTCCCGGAGAGCGGCTGGAAGGTTCAGGGATTCGCCCTCGGTATTCTTGGCCTCGTCATAGCCTCCGTCCTTGAGGCGCCCCTCCTGTTCCTCAAGACGTGGGTTGCGCTGGCCTTTGCTGCCGGAATAATTGAGGAGTCTGTGAAGCTCCTGCCCCTGAAGTTCTTCGAGCGCTCGCCGGAATGGGAGAAGTGGAAGCTCGTCATAGGTGCGGGCCTCTTTCTCGGGGTTATAGAGGGGATAATGTACACCGCGGGAATCTTCGCCCTGAACCAAGAACCATACCTAGTGGCCGTTAGAATAGTGCTTATGGGACTGCACACCATATGGGCGGCCATCTCGGTCGGCTTCCTGCTCGGCGAGAGGGGATGGAAGCGCTTCACGGGGCTGGCCTTCTCGATGATAGGGCATGCCCTCTACGACCTTCCCTCCCTGGCCATGGTGGACGGCTACTCCGGGACCGTTGTGGCGTATTTAGCTGGACTCTCAACGGGCTTCCTTCTCGTGACACCGCTCATGGCAAATAAAGCCGCCGAACTGGCCGGAAAACTGGTTCCAGGGAAGGATGAAGAGACGGAAAAAATACGGGAAGACGCCGGAGAAACCGAGGAAATCAGCGCTTCGCCTTAA
- a CDS encoding pantoate kinase encodes MLVRTFVPAHITAFFVPVFHDDPLKAGSLGAGINLDKGTNVFASIETGTLERHIHIAFNGEPVGKKRAIISYSVADELVPNDFVGEVEIWQYFDFPNGYGFGNSAGGALGTALALSYTFGGTWLKAAQTAHRHEVLNRGGLGDVVGQLAGGIEVRVKPGGPGIGVVDNLFFEDYRVLVVPLGRLSTREVLDGDVVKAIEVEGKLALEKLLRSPSPERMMLLAREFAEKTGLLSGELLELAEELDKVISTPSSMIMLGRGLFALLRKDEVENAIGVVSDLNLPYDVAKIHEGKPKVGRWIG; translated from the coding sequence TTGCTCGTTAGAACCTTCGTTCCAGCCCACATAACGGCATTCTTCGTTCCGGTCTTTCACGATGACCCGCTCAAGGCCGGCTCCCTCGGGGCCGGGATAAACCTCGATAAAGGAACCAACGTCTTCGCGAGCATAGAAACCGGCACGCTTGAGAGGCACATCCACATAGCCTTCAACGGCGAACCTGTTGGGAAGAAGAGGGCAATCATAAGCTACTCCGTCGCGGATGAGCTGGTTCCAAATGATTTCGTGGGTGAGGTTGAAATCTGGCAGTACTTCGACTTCCCGAACGGTTACGGCTTCGGCAACAGCGCGGGAGGAGCTTTGGGAACTGCCTTGGCGTTGAGCTACACCTTCGGGGGGACGTGGCTTAAGGCTGCTCAGACAGCGCACAGACACGAGGTACTCAACAGGGGCGGTCTCGGGGACGTTGTGGGCCAGCTGGCCGGCGGGATAGAGGTTCGCGTTAAACCCGGCGGTCCGGGAATAGGTGTGGTGGACAATCTCTTCTTTGAGGATTACCGCGTTCTCGTCGTTCCGCTCGGAAGGCTCTCCACTAGGGAGGTGCTCGATGGGGATGTCGTTAAAGCGATAGAGGTTGAAGGAAAGCTCGCCCTTGAGAAGCTCCTCAGGAGCCCAAGTCCGGAAAGGATGATGCTCTTGGCGAGGGAATTCGCCGAAAAGACGGGCCTCCTGAGCGGCGAGCTCCTTGAGCTGGCGGAGGAACTGGACAAAGTTATCTCCACTCCCAGCTCCATGATAATGCTCGGAAGGGGTCTCTTTGCTCTTCTACGCAAAGATGAAGTGGAGAATGCTATAGGTGTAGTTTCCGACCTCAACCTGCCCTACGACGTGGCCAAAATCCACGAAGGAAAGCCAAAGGTTGGAAGGTGGATTGGCTAA
- a CDS encoding ATP-dependent DNA ligase has translation MKYTELADLYKRLEKTTLKTLKTRFVADFLKRTPDDLLEIVPYLILGKVFPDWDERELGVGEKLLIKAVSMATGVPEREIENSVRDTGDLGESVALALKKKKQKSFFSQPLTIKRVYDTFVKIAEAQGQGSQDRKLKYLANLFMDAQPEEGKYLARTVLGTMRTGVAEGLMRDAISEAFKVKPELVERAYMLTSDFGYVARVARLEGNEGLSKVRIQVGKPIRPMLAQNAANVKEALVEMGGKAAFEIKYDGARVQVHKDGDRVVIYSRRLENVTKSIPEVVDAIRESVKAEKAIVEGELVAVGEGGKPRPFQYVLRRFRRKYNIEEMIEKIPLELNLFDILYVDGDGLIDTPFSERRKKLEEIISPGERIRLAEQLVTTSADEAEEFYKKALELGHEGLMAKRLDSVYEPGNRGKKWLKIKPTMEDLDLVIIGAEWGEGRRAHLLGSFLVAAFDPHSGEFVPVGKVGSGFTDEDLAEFTKMLKPLIVREEGKLVEIEPKVVIQVTYQEIQKSPKYESGFALRFPRYVALREDKSPEEADTIERIAQLYEFQERFKAKR, from the coding sequence ATGAAATACACCGAACTCGCTGACCTTTACAAGAGACTTGAAAAAACGACCCTCAAGACCTTAAAGACCAGGTTCGTCGCCGACTTCCTCAAGAGAACCCCAGATGATCTCCTGGAGATAGTCCCCTACCTCATTCTCGGAAAGGTCTTCCCCGACTGGGACGAGAGGGAACTCGGCGTCGGTGAGAAGCTTCTCATAAAGGCCGTCTCCATGGCTACCGGCGTTCCCGAGCGGGAGATAGAGAACTCGGTGAGGGACACCGGCGATTTGGGAGAGAGCGTTGCCTTAGCTTTGAAGAAGAAAAAACAGAAGAGCTTCTTCTCCCAGCCGCTGACGATTAAGAGGGTTTACGACACCTTTGTAAAGATTGCTGAAGCCCAGGGTCAGGGGAGCCAGGACAGGAAGCTGAAGTATCTCGCGAATCTCTTCATGGACGCCCAACCCGAGGAGGGCAAGTATCTGGCAAGAACGGTTCTTGGAACGATGAGAACCGGCGTTGCGGAAGGGCTCATGAGAGACGCTATATCCGAGGCGTTTAAGGTTAAGCCCGAGCTCGTTGAGCGGGCCTACATGCTCACGAGCGACTTCGGCTACGTCGCGAGGGTGGCCAGGCTCGAGGGCAACGAGGGCCTCTCAAAGGTCAGAATCCAGGTGGGCAAGCCCATAAGGCCGATGCTTGCCCAGAACGCGGCCAACGTGAAGGAGGCTTTGGTGGAGATGGGCGGAAAGGCCGCTTTTGAAATAAAGTACGATGGGGCACGCGTCCAGGTTCACAAGGACGGCGATAGGGTCGTTATCTATTCGAGAAGGCTGGAGAACGTGACGAAGTCCATTCCTGAAGTTGTGGACGCCATAAGAGAAAGCGTAAAGGCCGAAAAGGCCATCGTGGAGGGCGAGCTCGTTGCCGTGGGTGAGGGCGGGAAGCCCAGGCCCTTCCAGTACGTTCTTAGGCGCTTCAGGAGAAAGTACAACATCGAGGAGATGATAGAGAAAATCCCTCTGGAGCTGAACCTCTTTGATATACTCTACGTTGACGGTGATGGGCTGATAGATACACCCTTCTCCGAGCGCAGGAAGAAGCTGGAGGAGATAATTTCCCCGGGGGAGCGGATAAGGCTGGCTGAACAGCTGGTAACCACCAGCGCCGACGAGGCGGAGGAATTCTATAAGAAAGCCCTTGAGCTCGGCCACGAGGGTCTGATGGCGAAGCGCCTGGATTCGGTTTACGAGCCCGGGAACAGGGGCAAGAAGTGGCTGAAAATAAAACCCACGATGGAGGACCTTGATTTGGTCATCATAGGTGCCGAATGGGGTGAAGGCAGGCGCGCACACCTCCTCGGCTCCTTCCTGGTTGCTGCCTTTGATCCGCACAGCGGCGAGTTCGTCCCGGTCGGAAAGGTTGGGAGCGGCTTCACCGACGAGGACTTGGCAGAGTTCACCAAGATGCTCAAGCCCCTGATAGTCAGAGAAGAAGGAAAGCTCGTCGAGATAGAGCCAAAGGTCGTTATCCAGGTTACCTACCAGGAGATACAGAAGAGTCCGAAGTACGAGAGCGGCTTTGCCCTCCGCTTCCCGCGCTACGTGGCCTTGAGGGAAGACAAGAGTCCCGAGGAGGCTGACACTATCGAGCGCATAGCCCAGCTCTACGAGTTCCAGGAGAGATTTAAGGCGAAGCGCTGA
- a CDS encoding helix-turn-helix domain-containing protein, protein MFGRRKDAVYRILATKKRAVALQSLSAELETPAPAVFRAVKELESDGLVEVFYGQDKAAIMVRAKTIGDYI, encoded by the coding sequence ATGTTCGGCAGGCGTAAGGATGCTGTGTATAGAATACTCGCCACAAAAAAGAGGGCGGTCGCCCTCCAGAGCCTGAGCGCCGAACTCGAGACACCCGCACCCGCGGTCTTCAGGGCCGTGAAGGAGCTGGAATCCGACGGTCTCGTTGAGGTCTTCTACGGCCAAGACAAGGCCGCCATAATGGTTCGCGCCAAAACAATAGGGGACTACATCTGA
- the rlmD gene encoding 23S rRNA (uracil(1939)-C(5))-methyltransferase RlmD — MRGIVERLDHDGLGVVRVGKREIHVPFTAPGDVVEVRKWRKKKRTLIATDFEVVEPSAHRVEPVCPSFGVCGGCLLQHIPYERQVEFKAEKLSALLGMDVEVIPSPMIYGHRNRIDVVISTNGIGFRRRGTWWDAVDIGWCPVFGESSGRVLRSLREFIEDFKPSLYEIRKNEGFLRYIVIREGKFTGELMVNLVTSEGSLPESFPDYFDYADSVYWSVNRTPSDVSYGEIERFWGSEFIRERLDDVTYLIHPNSFFQTNSYAAVTLVRKVAELVDGGKVLDLYSGVGTFGIYLGKRGFSVEGIEVNPFAVEMANRNAELNGVDAAFRVGQDKDVENLSEYDTVIVDPPRAGLHPKLIRKILKDKPQSIVYVSCNPKTLVQDLEALGEQYAVESATGIDMFPHTPHVETVVKLKLGV; from the coding sequence ATGCGGGGAATCGTTGAGAGGCTCGATCATGATGGACTGGGCGTTGTACGTGTGGGGAAGAGGGAAATCCACGTTCCTTTCACAGCACCCGGCGACGTTGTTGAAGTGAGAAAATGGCGGAAGAAAAAGAGAACCCTGATTGCCACCGATTTTGAGGTCGTGGAACCTTCCGCCCATAGAGTGGAGCCGGTGTGTCCCAGCTTTGGGGTCTGCGGCGGGTGTCTTCTTCAGCACATCCCCTACGAGAGGCAGGTTGAGTTCAAGGCGGAGAAGCTCTCGGCCCTTCTTGGTATGGACGTCGAAGTTATTCCATCACCCATGATTTACGGTCACAGAAACCGCATCGATGTTGTCATTTCGACAAATGGGATTGGGTTCAGGAGGCGCGGTACCTGGTGGGACGCGGTTGACATCGGGTGGTGCCCCGTCTTCGGCGAATCCAGCGGAAGGGTTCTCAGATCCTTGAGGGAGTTTATAGAGGACTTTAAGCCGAGTCTGTACGAGATACGGAAGAACGAAGGCTTTTTGCGCTACATCGTCATCCGTGAGGGCAAGTTCACGGGTGAACTGATGGTGAACCTCGTTACCTCGGAGGGCAGTCTTCCTGAGTCCTTTCCCGACTATTTTGACTATGCGGACTCGGTGTACTGGAGTGTGAACAGGACCCCGAGCGACGTCTCCTATGGAGAGATAGAGCGCTTCTGGGGAAGCGAGTTCATACGGGAGCGTCTTGACGACGTTACCTATCTGATCCATCCAAACAGCTTCTTCCAGACGAACAGCTATGCCGCTGTAACGCTGGTTAGGAAGGTGGCCGAACTGGTCGACGGTGGGAAAGTCCTCGATCTCTACTCCGGTGTGGGAACCTTTGGCATCTATCTTGGCAAAAGGGGATTCTCCGTTGAGGGAATTGAGGTAAATCCCTTTGCGGTGGAGATGGCGAACAGAAACGCCGAGCTCAACGGCGTTGATGCCGCGTTCAGGGTTGGGCAGGATAAGGATGTCGAAAATCTTTCTGAATACGATACTGTAATAGTTGATCCGCCAAGGGCGGGATTGCATCCCAAACTGATAAGGAAAATCTTAAAAGACAAACCGCAAAGCATCGTCTACGTCTCCTGCAATCCAAAGACCCTTGTTCAGGACCTTGAGGCACTGGGAGAGCAGTACGCGGTCGAAAGCGCCACCGGCATTGACATGTTCCCGCACACGCCCCACGTGGAGACGGTTGTCAAACTTAAACTTGGGGTTTAA
- the gor gene encoding glyceraldehyde-3-phosphate:ferredoxin oxidoreductase: MKFTVLRLNLDEKKVESEELERDGIYGVIDYGIEVHENLETYGVEPYDPKNVVVMGMGPFSGSTLPGAHRLMFFFRSPLYGTLFPSAMGGAAYAFKNVGIDFVTFEGKAEKPVVVLLYNDGESVRVELHEIELEKVIEIWRGYKDEEGVYALTQYLIDTFGDKFDFEYRIAVVGPAALNTNYGAIFSQALRKGERLVGSEDWAARGGSGSVLLRAHNVVGIIFGGKPRKRTFPGEDIGNFRTAKGIVEGVHKKPYNEIISEKTTKYRFNPKLNTGGTFGGNYPAEGDFVPVLNWQMPYIEKEERIKIHENIMKHYWGPFNEEAIKPKNWTTCGEPCPVVCKKYRRGHHVEYEPYEANGPLSGSISLRASDISVHAADAMGFDAIEFGGTAAWVLELIHRGLLKPEEVGISGKPEFTKEALLERPVEASEVNAKLVAELAHRVAFAENEIAKIIGLGKRKASVILDERFKDRLKYGESFKDYGVFVPLGENGEMTPTMYWAIGNYIPLPIQGRYWTFYQFGVFLEPEELASKIIASALWEFWYDNVGWCRFHRGWMKPVLKALFMDAYGENVDMEEHAKKQIKRLIEYAKKAGYTPAFWDSMRVIDLVSAGSEEFGNERWAEKFRIDKVGTAKEYLERVLDAYSEALGVDWRL; encoded by the coding sequence ATGAAGTTCACAGTTCTCAGGCTCAATCTGGACGAGAAGAAGGTGGAGAGTGAGGAGCTGGAGAGGGACGGGATATATGGGGTCATAGACTATGGCATAGAGGTTCACGAGAACCTCGAAACCTACGGGGTTGAGCCATACGACCCGAAGAACGTCGTGGTTATGGGGATGGGGCCCTTCTCGGGCTCGACCCTGCCCGGAGCACACAGGCTCATGTTCTTCTTCCGTTCCCCCCTCTACGGAACCCTGTTCCCCTCCGCCATGGGCGGAGCGGCTTACGCCTTCAAGAACGTGGGTATTGATTTCGTGACCTTCGAGGGCAAAGCCGAGAAGCCCGTCGTTGTTCTCCTCTACAACGATGGAGAGAGCGTGAGGGTTGAGCTCCACGAGATCGAGCTTGAGAAGGTCATCGAGATATGGAGGGGCTACAAGGATGAGGAAGGAGTCTATGCCCTCACTCAGTACCTCATCGATACCTTTGGCGATAAGTTCGACTTCGAGTACCGCATAGCCGTTGTAGGGCCCGCCGCTCTAAACACCAACTACGGCGCGATATTCTCCCAGGCGCTCAGGAAGGGAGAACGCTTGGTTGGCAGTGAGGACTGGGCCGCTCGCGGGGGCTCTGGAAGCGTTTTGCTTAGAGCCCACAACGTCGTCGGAATAATCTTCGGCGGGAAGCCGAGGAAGAGAACCTTCCCGGGAGAGGACATCGGCAACTTCAGAACGGCCAAGGGCATAGTTGAAGGCGTCCACAAGAAGCCCTACAACGAGATTATAAGTGAGAAGACCACCAAGTACCGCTTCAACCCCAAGCTCAACACTGGCGGAACCTTCGGCGGCAACTACCCGGCCGAAGGCGACTTCGTTCCGGTACTCAACTGGCAGATGCCATACATCGAAAAGGAAGAGCGCATAAAAATCCACGAGAACATAATGAAGCACTACTGGGGGCCCTTCAACGAAGAAGCCATAAAGCCGAAGAACTGGACGACGTGTGGCGAGCCGTGCCCGGTGGTCTGTAAGAAGTACCGCCGCGGCCACCACGTTGAGTACGAACCCTACGAGGCCAACGGTCCGCTCAGCGGAAGCATCTCCCTAAGGGCAAGCGACATAAGCGTCCACGCGGCAGATGCGATGGGCTTCGACGCCATAGAGTTCGGTGGAACTGCCGCATGGGTGTTGGAGTTAATCCACCGCGGTCTGCTCAAGCCGGAGGAGGTGGGCATAAGCGGAAAGCCGGAGTTCACCAAAGAGGCCCTTCTTGAGAGACCGGTGGAGGCGAGCGAGGTCAATGCCAAGCTCGTGGCTGAATTAGCCCACCGCGTTGCCTTCGCCGAGAACGAAATAGCAAAGATAATCGGCCTCGGAAAGAGGAAGGCCAGCGTTATCCTCGACGAGAGGTTCAAGGACAGGCTGAAGTACGGCGAGAGCTTCAAGGACTACGGCGTCTTCGTTCCGCTCGGCGAGAACGGAGAGATGACGCCGACGATGTACTGGGCGATAGGCAACTACATACCGCTCCCGATTCAGGGTCGCTACTGGACCTTCTACCAGTTCGGCGTCTTCCTTGAGCCGGAGGAGCTGGCGAGCAAGATAATAGCGAGCGCCCTCTGGGAGTTCTGGTACGACAACGTCGGCTGGTGCAGATTTCATAGAGGCTGGATGAAGCCAGTCCTTAAGGCCCTCTTCATGGACGCCTACGGCGAGAACGTTGACATGGAGGAACACGCCAAGAAGCAGATTAAGAGGCTCATAGAGTACGCCAAGAAAGCAGGCTACACCCCGGCGTTCTGGGACAGCATGCGCGTCATAGACCTTGTTTCAGCGGGAAGCGAGGAGTTCGGAAACGAGCGCTGGGCCGAGAAGTTCAGAATCGACAAGGTCGGCACCGCCAAGGAGTATCTTGAGAGGGTTCTTGACGCATACAGCGAGGCTCTCGGTGTGGACTGGAGGCTCTGA
- the pyrE gene encoding orotate phosphoribosyltransferase — MKGQLIDMFFSEGAILFGRFVLTSGKESDYYINVKKLSTNPRALRIIARLMAERTKAFGIEFDRIAGPELGAVPIATALSLETGKPLVIVRKKPKEHGTGSQIEGEVKSGERILLVEDVTTTGGSVLRAAKILEKAGAEIAAISVVVDREEGAGERIGEEYRFMPLVTVSELFARRDSAGVKE; from the coding sequence ATGAAAGGCCAACTCATCGACATGTTCTTCTCCGAGGGAGCCATACTCTTCGGCCGCTTCGTTCTCACCTCCGGAAAAGAGAGCGACTACTACATCAACGTCAAGAAGCTCTCCACCAACCCGAGGGCACTGAGGATAATCGCGAGGCTGATGGCAGAGAGGACTAAAGCGTTTGGCATCGAGTTCGACAGGATTGCTGGCCCGGAGCTTGGAGCGGTGCCGATAGCGACGGCCCTGTCCCTGGAAACCGGAAAGCCCCTCGTCATAGTCCGCAAGAAGCCCAAGGAACACGGCACGGGAAGCCAGATCGAGGGAGAGGTGAAGTCCGGCGAGAGGATACTCCTCGTCGAGGATGTGACGACCACAGGGGGAAGCGTTCTGCGCGCGGCCAAGATTCTGGAGAAGGCTGGGGCGGAGATAGCAGCTATAAGCGTGGTGGTTGACAGGGAGGAAGGGGCCGGTGAGAGAATAGGGGAGGAGTACCGGTTTATGCCCCTGGTCACGGTTTCAGAGCTTTTTGCCCGCAGGGACTCTGCCGGAGTGAAGGAATGA
- the lrpA gene encoding HTH-type transcriptional regulator LrpA, protein MLDERDNIIIEMLTKDARTPFTEIAKVLGISETAVRKRVKALEEAGVIKQYTVVVDPSKLGYNLVSLTGVDTLPEKIFDVASKLKEFDFVREVYLTSGDHMIMAEVWARDGEDLSDIISNKIGRLDGVTKVCPAIILEKLK, encoded by the coding sequence ATGCTTGACGAGAGAGATAACATCATAATCGAGATGCTCACCAAGGACGCCCGCACTCCGTTCACGGAGATAGCGAAGGTCCTGGGCATAAGTGAGACCGCCGTAAGGAAGCGTGTAAAGGCCCTGGAGGAGGCGGGGGTTATAAAGCAGTACACCGTCGTGGTGGATCCATCGAAGCTCGGCTACAACCTCGTCAGCCTCACGGGCGTTGACACGCTGCCGGAGAAGATATTCGACGTTGCGAGCAAGCTCAAGGAGTTCGATTTCGTGAGGGAGGTGTACCTGACCAGTGGTGACCACATGATAATGGCCGAGGTCTGGGCCAGGGATGGGGAGGACCTCTCCGACATAATCTCCAACAAGATAGGCAGGCTTGATGGCGTCACCAAGGTCTGCCCTGCGATAATCCTGGAGAAGCTGAAGTGA